In Micromonospora sp. NBC_01813, the following are encoded in one genomic region:
- a CDS encoding aminoglycoside N(3)-acetyltransferase, translating into MTQGIAARQPATRESLRRELAGLGVPAGATLLVHSSLRSLGFVCGGPVTVVQALTDVLTPAGTLVVPAQTPDNRDPSRWTHRAVPRDWWPTIRAHLPPFDPVTHDCRAMGLVAETVRTWPGSVRSGHPQTSFAAVGSRASELMARHDLDSELGEGSPLAAVAAAGGHVLLLGVGYERCTAFHLAEYRLPMPPPRREQACVMLVGGRPRWVRYDGADLDASDFAQLGADFERDTGAVSVGAVGSAVARLLPVAAAVDYARGWFTAARSGRPGRGRTAGTASE; encoded by the coding sequence ATGACGCAGGGTATCGCCGCGCGGCAACCGGCCACCCGTGAGTCGCTGCGGCGCGAGTTGGCCGGCCTGGGGGTACCCGCTGGTGCCACCTTGCTGGTGCACAGCTCGCTGCGATCCCTCGGATTTGTCTGTGGCGGCCCGGTCACCGTCGTTCAGGCCCTGACCGACGTGCTCACACCTGCCGGCACGCTCGTCGTGCCGGCCCAGACACCGGACAACCGCGACCCGTCACGGTGGACCCACCGGGCGGTGCCTCGCGACTGGTGGCCGACCATTCGGGCACACCTGCCGCCGTTCGATCCGGTGACCCACGACTGCCGAGCGATGGGGCTGGTCGCCGAGACGGTCCGGACGTGGCCGGGATCGGTCCGCAGCGGGCATCCGCAGACGTCGTTCGCCGCGGTGGGGTCCCGCGCGTCGGAGTTGATGGCCCGGCACGACCTGGACAGCGAGCTGGGTGAGGGGTCGCCGCTGGCCGCCGTGGCGGCGGCCGGTGGACATGTGTTGCTGCTCGGGGTGGGTTACGAGCGGTGCACCGCGTTCCACCTCGCCGAGTATCGCCTGCCGATGCCGCCACCCCGACGCGAACAGGCATGCGTGATGCTTGTCGGCGGTCGACCCCGGTGGGTGCGGTACGACGGAGCCGACCTGGACGCCAGCGACTTCGCGCAGCTCGGTGCGGACTTCGAGCGCGACACCGGAGCCGTCTCGGTCGGAGCTGTCGGATCGGCGGTGGCGCGACTGCTTCCGGTGGCCGCCGCCGTGGACTATGCGCGGGGTTGGTTCACCGCCGCAAGATCGGGCCGGCCGGGCCGCGGCCGGACCGCCGGGACGGCGTCGGAATAG
- a CDS encoding aspartate-semialdehyde dehydrogenase, translating into MPDAKARPLPTLAVLGATGAVGTVMCELLTSRANVWGEIRLLASPRSAGQRLRCRGEELPVVAVSPEAFDGVDVAMFDVPDEVSRQWAPVATERGATVVDNSGAFRMDRGVPLVVPEINVAQIRRRPLGIVANANCTVLAMIVAIAPLHHEYGLRELVLASYQSVSGAGRFGVDLLHSQLAKAATDRTLGSRPGDVRQAVGDELGPFPAPLVLNVVPFTGELADDGWSTEELKLRDESRKILGLPDLKVSSTCVRVPVVTGHSVAVHAVFGSEVTADGAREVLRNAPSVIVVDDPGNAEFPMPIDAVGTEPSWVGRIRRSIDDPRAIDFFVTGDNLRKGSALNTIQIAELIARDLR; encoded by the coding sequence GTGCCTGACGCGAAGGCACGCCCGCTGCCGACCCTCGCGGTGCTCGGCGCGACCGGAGCCGTCGGCACCGTCATGTGTGAACTGCTGACCTCCCGGGCCAACGTCTGGGGTGAGATCAGGCTGCTCGCCTCGCCCCGCTCGGCCGGGCAGCGGCTGCGCTGCCGGGGCGAGGAGTTGCCGGTCGTGGCGGTCAGCCCGGAGGCCTTCGACGGCGTCGACGTCGCGATGTTCGACGTACCGGACGAGGTGTCCCGGCAGTGGGCGCCGGTCGCCACCGAGCGAGGCGCCACCGTCGTGGACAACTCCGGCGCGTTCCGGATGGATCGCGGCGTACCGCTGGTCGTTCCGGAGATCAACGTGGCGCAGATCCGCCGCCGGCCGCTCGGCATCGTCGCCAACGCCAACTGCACGGTGCTGGCGATGATCGTGGCGATCGCCCCGCTGCACCACGAGTACGGGCTGCGCGAGCTGGTGCTGGCCAGTTACCAGTCGGTCTCCGGCGCCGGCCGGTTCGGCGTCGACCTGCTGCACAGCCAGCTCGCCAAGGCCGCCACCGACCGTACGCTGGGCTCCCGGCCCGGCGACGTACGCCAGGCGGTCGGCGACGAACTCGGCCCGTTCCCGGCACCGCTGGTGCTCAACGTGGTGCCGTTCACCGGCGAGCTGGCCGACGACGGCTGGTCCACAGAGGAGTTGAAGCTGCGCGACGAGTCCCGCAAGATTCTTGGGCTGCCGGACCTGAAGGTCTCGTCCACCTGCGTACGGGTGCCGGTGGTGACCGGGCATTCGGTCGCCGTACACGCGGTCTTCGGCAGCGAGGTGACCGCCGACGGTGCCCGGGAGGTGCTGCGCAACGCCCCCAGCGTGATCGTCGTCGACGACCCGGGCAACGCGGAGTTCCCGATGCCGATCGACGCGGTCGGCACCGAACCGTCCTGGGTCGGCCGGATCCGTCGGTCCATCGACGACCCGCGCGCCATCGACTTCTTCGTCACCGGCGACAACCTGCGCAAGGGCTCCGCGCTGAACACCATCCAGATCGCCGAGTTGATCGCCCGGGACCTGCGGTAG
- a CDS encoding aspartate kinase produces MALVVQKYGGSSVADAERIKRVAERVVSARKSGDDVVVVVSAMGDTTDELLDLAGQISPLPPGRELDMLLTSGERISMALLAMAIHNLGYEARSYTGSQAGVLTTSVHGRARIIDVTPGRLQGALDEGAIAIVAGFQGVSQDTKDITTLGRGGSDTTAVALAAALHADVCEIYTDVDGVFTADPRIVPNARHIKQITYEEMLELAACGAKVLHLRSVEYARRAGLPIHVRSSYSTNTGTMVTGSMEDLSVEQALITGVAHDRSEAKITIVSVPDEPGAAARIFETVANAETNIDMIVQNVSTEGTGRTDISFTLPKADGPTAMAALGKVQEQIAFKGLLYDDHVGKVSLIGAGMRSHPGVAANFFAALAEAGVNIEMISTSEIRVSVVCRDTDLDAAVRAVHAAFDLGGTEEAVVYAGTGR; encoded by the coding sequence GTGGCACTGGTGGTGCAGAAGTACGGCGGGTCCTCGGTCGCCGACGCCGAACGCATCAAGCGCGTCGCCGAGCGGGTCGTTTCGGCCCGCAAATCCGGCGACGACGTCGTCGTGGTCGTCTCCGCGATGGGCGACACCACCGACGAGCTGCTCGACCTCGCGGGGCAGATCAGCCCGCTGCCGCCCGGCCGGGAGCTGGACATGCTGCTCACCTCCGGGGAGCGGATCTCGATGGCGCTGCTCGCCATGGCCATCCACAACCTCGGCTACGAGGCCCGGTCGTACACCGGCTCGCAGGCCGGCGTGCTGACCACCTCGGTGCACGGGCGGGCCCGGATCATCGACGTCACCCCGGGCCGGCTGCAGGGTGCCCTCGACGAGGGCGCCATCGCGATCGTCGCCGGCTTCCAGGGGGTGTCCCAGGACACCAAGGACATCACCACGCTGGGTCGGGGCGGCTCGGACACCACGGCGGTGGCGCTCGCCGCCGCGCTGCACGCCGACGTGTGCGAGATCTACACCGATGTCGACGGCGTCTTCACCGCCGATCCGAGGATCGTGCCCAACGCCCGACACATCAAGCAGATCACCTACGAGGAGATGCTGGAGCTGGCTGCCTGCGGGGCGAAGGTGCTGCACCTACGCAGCGTCGAGTACGCCCGCCGTGCCGGGTTGCCGATCCACGTCCGCTCGTCATACTCGACCAACACCGGCACCATGGTCACCGGATCGATGGAGGACCTTTCCGTGGAGCAAGCACTCATCACCGGAGTCGCCCACGACCGGAGCGAGGCGAAGATCACCATCGTCAGCGTGCCGGACGAGCCGGGTGCCGCCGCCCGGATCTTCGAGACGGTGGCGAACGCCGAGACGAACATCGACATGATCGTGCAGAACGTGTCGACCGAGGGCACCGGCCGTACCGACATCTCCTTCACCCTGCCCAAGGCGGACGGCCCGACGGCGATGGCCGCGCTCGGCAAGGTGCAGGAGCAGATCGCCTTCAAGGGTCTGCTCTACGACGACCACGTCGGTAAGGTGTCGCTGATCGGCGCCGGCATGCGGTCGCACCCCGGCGTCGCCGCCAACTTCTTCGCCGCCCTGGCCGAGGCGGGCGTCAACATCGAGATGATCTCCACCTCGGAGATCCGGGTCTCGGTGGTCTGCCGGGACACCGACCTGGACGCCGCCGTGCGCGCGGTGCACGCGGCCTTCGACCTCGGCGGTACGGAGGAGGCGGTGGTCTACGCGGGCACCGGGCGGTGA